A single window of Halotalea alkalilenta DNA harbors:
- a CDS encoding electron transfer flavoprotein-ubiquinone oxidoreductase encodes MEQVERDAMEFDVVIVGAGPSGLSAACRLMQQAGEAGRELTVCVVEKGSEVGAHILSGAIFEPRALQELFPDWKERGAPLTTPAVRDEVYLLKDDTKAVKLPNALVPPSMHNTGGDITRYVISAGNLCRWLAEQAEGLGVEIFPGFAAQEAIIEDGVVRGIVIGDMGVAADGTPQDGYTPGMELRAKYTLFAEGSRGHLGKRLIERFKLDQGRDPQHYGIGLKELWDIPAEKHQPGLILHGSGWPLDKQTQGGWFLYHAENRQVVVGLIVDLSYRNPWLSPFDEFQRLKHHPVLKHQLEGGERVAYGARAITKGGLNCLPKMTFPGGLLIGCDAGTLNFAKIKGLHTAMKSGLVAGETVFEAMISGDEGGQELSAFTAKWERSWAHAELEASASFGSAIHKYGTVLGGAYNFTNQLLGGRLPNPHDTTADHATLKPAGECEKIVYPKPDGKLSFDKLSSVFLSNTNHEENQPCHLRLTDPELPIRENLPRYAEPAQRYCPAGVYEVVEDDHGKPRFQINFQNCVHCKTCDIKDPAQNITWVAPEGGGGPNYPNM; translated from the coding sequence GTGGAGCAGGTAGAACGCGACGCAATGGAGTTCGATGTGGTGATCGTCGGCGCCGGGCCTTCTGGCCTGTCGGCGGCCTGCCGGCTGATGCAGCAGGCCGGCGAGGCGGGGCGTGAGCTGACGGTCTGCGTGGTGGAGAAGGGCTCCGAGGTGGGCGCCCATATCCTCTCGGGGGCGATCTTCGAGCCTCGCGCCTTGCAGGAGCTATTCCCCGACTGGAAGGAGCGCGGCGCGCCGCTCACCACCCCGGCCGTTCGCGACGAGGTCTATCTGCTCAAGGACGACACCAAGGCCGTGAAACTGCCCAATGCCCTGGTACCGCCGAGCATGCACAACACCGGCGGTGACATCACTCGCTACGTGATCAGCGCCGGCAACCTGTGTCGCTGGCTGGCGGAGCAGGCCGAGGGACTGGGCGTGGAGATATTCCCCGGCTTCGCCGCCCAGGAGGCGATCATCGAGGACGGCGTGGTACGCGGCATCGTCATCGGCGACATGGGCGTGGCGGCGGATGGCACCCCGCAGGACGGCTATACGCCGGGCATGGAGCTGCGCGCCAAGTACACCCTGTTCGCCGAGGGCTCGCGTGGCCACCTGGGCAAGCGGTTGATCGAGCGCTTCAAGCTCGATCAGGGTCGCGATCCCCAGCACTATGGCATCGGCTTGAAGGAGCTTTGGGACATTCCCGCCGAAAAGCACCAGCCCGGCTTGATCCTCCATGGCTCCGGCTGGCCCCTGGACAAGCAGACCCAGGGCGGGTGGTTTCTCTATCACGCCGAGAATCGGCAGGTCGTGGTTGGCTTGATCGTGGATCTCTCCTACCGCAATCCCTGGCTGTCACCGTTCGATGAGTTCCAGCGGCTGAAGCACCATCCGGTGCTCAAGCACCAGCTCGAGGGCGGCGAGCGGGTCGCCTACGGCGCCCGCGCGATCACCAAGGGCGGCTTGAACTGCCTGCCGAAGATGACCTTTCCCGGCGGGCTGCTGATCGGCTGCGACGCCGGTACGCTGAACTTCGCCAAGATCAAGGGGCTGCACACCGCCATGAAGTCGGGCCTGGTGGCGGGGGAGACGGTCTTCGAGGCGATGATCTCAGGCGATGAGGGCGGCCAGGAGCTGAGCGCCTTCACCGCGAAGTGGGAACGGAGCTGGGCCCATGCCGAGCTGGAGGCCAGCGCCAGTTTCGGCTCGGCCATCCATAAGTACGGCACCGTGCTGGGCGGGGCCTACAACTTCACCAACCAGCTGCTCGGTGGGCGGCTGCCCAATCCCCACGACACCACCGCGGATCACGCCACCCTCAAGCCCGCCGGCGAGTGCGAGAAGATCGTTTATCCCAAGCCCGACGGCAAGCTCTCGTTCGACAAGCTCTCCTCGGTGTTTCTGTCCAATACCAACCATGAGGAGAACCAGCCCTGCCACCTCAGGTTGACCGATCCCGAGCTGCCGATCCGCGAAAATCTGCCCAGGTATGCCGAACCCGCCCAGCGCTACTGCCCGGCGGGGGTCTACGAAGTGGTCGAGGACGATCATGGCAAACCGCGATTCCAGATCAACTTCCAGAACTGCGTGCACTGCAAGACCTGCGACATCAAGGACCCGGCCCAGAACATCACCTGGGTAGCGCCGGAGGGCGGCGGCGGCCCGAACTATCCGAACATGTGA
- a CDS encoding electron transfer flavoprotein subunit beta/FixA family protein: protein MKVLVAIKRVIDYNVKIRVKSDHSDVDLTNVKMAMNPFCEIAVEEAVRLKEKGVATEVVVVTIGPKAAQEQLRTALALGADRAIHVETELRVESLGAARALAKIVEQEQPGLVILGKQAIDTDNNQTGQMLAALTGLPQGTFASEVVMEGERLRVTREIDGGLETLELTLPAIVTTDLRLNEPRYAKLPDIMKAKKKPLEVRTPADLGVELASRIKLLKVEPPAERQAGIKVGSVDELIDKLKNEAKVIS from the coding sequence ATGAAAGTACTCGTCGCGATCAAACGCGTCATCGATTACAACGTCAAGATTCGGGTCAAGTCGGACCACTCCGACGTCGACCTGACCAATGTCAAGATGGCGATGAATCCCTTCTGCGAGATCGCTGTGGAAGAGGCGGTGCGCTTGAAGGAGAAGGGGGTGGCCACGGAGGTGGTCGTGGTAACCATCGGGCCGAAGGCCGCCCAGGAGCAGTTGCGCACCGCGCTGGCACTAGGTGCCGATCGCGCCATCCACGTCGAGACCGAGCTGCGCGTCGAGTCGCTGGGCGCCGCCAGGGCGTTGGCCAAGATAGTCGAACAAGAGCAGCCGGGCCTGGTGATCCTCGGCAAGCAGGCGATCGATACCGACAACAACCAGACCGGGCAGATGCTCGCTGCGCTGACCGGGCTGCCCCAGGGTACTTTCGCCTCCGAAGTGGTGATGGAAGGGGAAAGGCTGCGTGTGACCCGCGAGATTGATGGCGGGCTGGAGACCCTGGAACTGACCCTGCCGGCGATCGTCACCACCGACCTGCGCCTGAACGAGCCGCGCTACGCGAAGCTCCCCGACATCATGAAGGCCAAGAAGAAGCCACTGGAGGTCAGGACGCCCGCGGATCTCGGCGTCGAGTTGGCGAGCAGGATCAAGCTGCTCAAGGTCGAGCCGCCGGCCGAGCGTCAAGCGGGCATCAAGGTGGGGTCGGTGGACGAGCTGATCGACAAGCTGAAGAACGAAGCGAAGGTGATCTCATGA
- a CDS encoding CaiB/BaiF CoA transferase family protein, whose translation MGALTGIRVLDLSRVLAGPWCSQILADLGADVIKIERVGAGDDTRAWGPPYMKSPSGEETSEASYYQSSNRNKRSVAVDISCAEGQEIVRALAAESDVFIENFKAGSLKKYGLDYEALSEVNPRLVYCSITGFGQTGPRAREPGYDFIVQGTGGLMSITGERDDLPGGGPQKVGVAVADVMTGLYSVIAIQAALLAREKIGKGQYCDMALLDVQVAALGNQSQNYLSTGVSPGRYGNAHANIVPYNVFRAVDQDFIIACGNDHQFIALCNAIGLPEFPLDPRFSKNEDRVRNRADVTRILSDHFKQDKAKVWVDKIYSVGVPVGLINDIAGALAEPQVEARGMVVNIPHCMNPDFKMVGSPIKLSATPVEYTRPAPLLGEDTDVVLSEFIGISSEQLSILKSKRVIG comes from the coding sequence ATGGGCGCACTTACTGGTATTCGTGTTCTTGACTTGAGTCGGGTGCTGGCAGGTCCCTGGTGCAGCCAGATCCTTGCCGATCTCGGGGCCGACGTGATCAAGATCGAGCGTGTCGGGGCGGGTGACGATACCCGTGCCTGGGGCCCCCCCTATATGAAATCGCCAAGCGGAGAGGAGACCTCCGAGGCATCTTATTACCAGTCTTCCAATCGGAATAAGCGCTCCGTGGCGGTCGATATCTCTTGCGCTGAGGGCCAAGAGATCGTGCGTGCCCTGGCGGCCGAGAGCGATGTCTTCATTGAAAATTTCAAAGCTGGTTCATTGAAGAAGTATGGGCTGGATTATGAAGCCCTGTCAGAGGTGAACCCCCGGCTGGTCTACTGCTCCATTACCGGCTTCGGCCAGACTGGCCCGCGCGCGCGCGAACCCGGTTATGACTTCATCGTCCAGGGTACGGGGGGGCTGATGAGCATTACCGGTGAGCGTGATGACCTGCCTGGCGGTGGCCCCCAGAAGGTCGGGGTCGCGGTGGCGGATGTGATGACGGGGCTCTATTCGGTCATCGCCATTCAAGCGGCGCTCCTGGCACGCGAGAAAATCGGCAAGGGGCAATACTGCGATATGGCGCTGCTGGACGTGCAGGTGGCAGCCTTGGGCAATCAAAGCCAGAACTATCTGAGCACGGGGGTTTCTCCAGGTCGCTATGGGAATGCCCATGCCAATATCGTTCCATACAATGTGTTTCGTGCCGTCGATCAGGATTTCATCATTGCCTGTGGCAATGATCATCAATTCATCGCGCTATGCAATGCCATCGGCCTGCCTGAATTTCCGCTGGATCCACGATTTTCCAAAAACGAGGATCGGGTCAGGAATCGTGCGGACGTCACGAGGATCTTGAGTGACCATTTCAAGCAGGATAAGGCTAAGGTTTGGGTTGACAAGATATACAGCGTTGGCGTCCCTGTGGGGCTGATCAATGATATCGCCGGGGCGCTAGCGGAGCCCCAGGTGGAAGCGCGTGGGATGGTGGTCAATATCCCTCATTGCATGAATCCTGATTTCAAGATGGTCGGTAGTCCAATCAAACTGTCGGCCACCCCGGTGGAATATACGAGGCCTGCTCCTTTGCTGGGTGAAGATACGGATGTCGTGCTCAGTGAGTTTATTGGTATTAGCTCGGAACAACTTTCCATCCTGAAAAGCAAGCGGGTCATTGGTTAG
- a CDS encoding electron transfer flavoprotein subunit alpha/FixB family protein, with amino-acid sequence MSILVLAEHHNGVLADATAHVVAAARQIGGELHVLVVGESVAAIAEAASKLDGVSKVLVADHANYAHLLAEPTAALLAQLADDYGHVLAAASTTGKNVLPRLAALKGVGQISEIIAVQGVDTFKRPIYAGNAIATVQSEDTLKVITVRATAFDAVAATQSGGGAAIEAIDFVANNDQSTFIEEQLAESDRPELGSAKVVISGGRGMGSSENFQLLERIADKLGAAIGASRAAVDAGFAPNDMQVGQTGKIVAPELYIAVGISGAIQHLAGMKDAKVIVAINKDEDAPIFQVADYGLVADLFEALPALERQL; translated from the coding sequence ATGAGCATCCTGGTTCTGGCCGAACATCACAACGGCGTCCTGGCCGACGCCACCGCCCACGTCGTCGCGGCGGCTCGACAGATCGGCGGTGAGCTCCACGTGCTGGTGGTCGGCGAGAGCGTCGCCGCCATCGCCGAGGCCGCGAGCAAGCTCGATGGGGTGAGCAAGGTGCTGGTGGCCGATCACGCCAACTATGCCCACCTGCTGGCGGAGCCTACCGCTGCGCTGCTGGCGCAGCTGGCCGACGACTATGGCCATGTGCTGGCGGCCGCCTCCACCACCGGTAAGAACGTGTTGCCGCGGCTCGCCGCGCTCAAGGGCGTCGGCCAGATCTCCGAGATCATCGCCGTGCAGGGCGTCGATACCTTCAAACGGCCGATCTACGCCGGCAACGCCATCGCTACCGTGCAGAGCGAGGACACCCTCAAGGTGATCACCGTGCGTGCCACTGCCTTCGACGCCGTGGCTGCAACGCAAAGTGGCGGCGGTGCGGCCATCGAGGCGATCGATTTCGTGGCGAACAACGACCAGTCCACTTTCATCGAGGAGCAGCTGGCCGAGAGCGATCGACCCGAGCTGGGCTCGGCCAAGGTGGTGATTTCCGGCGGGCGCGGCATGGGCAGCAGCGAGAACTTCCAGCTGCTCGAGCGTATCGCCGACAAGCTCGGTGCCGCCATCGGTGCCTCTCGGGCCGCGGTGGATGCCGGCTTCGCGCCGAACGACATGCAGGTCGGCCAGACCGGCAAGATCGTGGCCCCGGAGCTCTACATCGCCGTGGGCATCAGCGGTGCCATCCAGCACCTGGCCGGCATGAAGGACGCCAAGGTGATCGTGGCGATCAACAAAGACGAGGACGCACCGATTTTCCAGGTGGCGGACTATGGCCTGGTCGCTGATCTGTTCGAGGCCTTGCCCGCTCTGGAACGGCAACTCTAA
- a CDS encoding 3-hydroxyacyl-CoA dehydrogenase: MSRSLTRMGIVGTGVMGAGIAQIAAQAGLEVYLFDSREGLASAARDGLGNTLEKLASKGKISSDSARAALSRLKVVESMEGLADCDVVVEAIIENLEIKRDLFAALEEVVTSDCLLATNTSSLSVTSIASGLRMPSRVAGFHFFNPVPLMKVVEVIGGIDTDAATVDALLELAQRLGHTGVRAKDTPGFIVNHAGRAYSTEGLKILEEGVARPEDIDRILREGAGFRMGPLELFDLTGLDVSHPAMESIYEQFYHDPRYRPSYISRQMLKGGRLGRKTGTGFYQYEAGKKDASPTQPVPRVDSLPPVWVGCSDSAVHREVGSLLDSLGGKVEGGERPSDEALCLLLPFGDDAVSASVRFSSDPARTVCLDASIDLARHRTLMATQVTRREMLDAAHAMMSTDGVGVTVIRDSVGFVAQRVLASVVNLACEIAQRQIASPGDIDKAVRLGLNYPQGPLQWGDALGAKRILAILERMLELTGDPRYRPSAWLRRRAVLGLSLSSQEPSVC, encoded by the coding sequence ATGTCGCGCTCACTGACCCGGATGGGCATCGTTGGTACCGGCGTGATGGGGGCGGGTATCGCGCAAATTGCCGCGCAGGCGGGCCTTGAGGTGTATTTGTTCGACAGCCGTGAGGGCCTGGCGAGTGCCGCTCGCGATGGGCTCGGCAATACGCTTGAGAAGCTTGCGAGCAAGGGAAAGATTTCTTCTGACTCGGCGCGAGCCGCGCTGTCTCGATTGAAAGTCGTCGAGTCGATGGAAGGGCTTGCGGATTGCGATGTGGTGGTCGAGGCGATCATCGAAAACCTGGAGATCAAGCGGGATCTGTTCGCCGCTTTGGAAGAGGTGGTGACCTCTGACTGCCTGCTGGCGACGAATACCTCTTCGTTATCCGTGACATCGATTGCTTCGGGTTTGCGAATGCCCAGCCGAGTGGCCGGTTTTCACTTCTTCAACCCCGTGCCGCTGATGAAGGTCGTGGAGGTCATCGGCGGAATCGATACCGATGCAGCCACCGTCGATGCATTGCTCGAGTTGGCGCAGCGCCTGGGTCATACCGGAGTGCGTGCCAAGGACACCCCCGGTTTCATCGTCAATCATGCAGGGCGTGCCTACAGCACCGAAGGCTTGAAGATCCTCGAGGAAGGCGTCGCACGACCTGAGGATATCGACCGTATCCTCAGGGAAGGGGCAGGGTTTCGGATGGGACCTTTGGAGCTCTTCGACCTGACCGGGCTCGATGTGTCGCATCCGGCGATGGAGTCCATTTACGAGCAGTTCTATCACGACCCACGCTATCGCCCATCCTACATTTCTCGGCAGATGCTGAAAGGGGGCCGGCTCGGGCGCAAGACGGGCACTGGTTTCTACCAGTACGAAGCGGGAAAGAAGGATGCTTCACCGACCCAGCCAGTGCCGCGGGTCGACAGCCTGCCACCCGTCTGGGTGGGTTGCAGTGACAGCGCCGTGCACCGGGAAGTGGGGTCGCTGCTCGATTCGCTGGGCGGCAAGGTGGAAGGTGGCGAGCGTCCGAGCGATGAGGCGCTTTGTCTGTTGCTACCGTTCGGTGACGATGCGGTGAGCGCGAGCGTGCGTTTCTCGAGCGATCCGGCTCGCACCGTATGTCTCGACGCTTCGATCGATCTCGCCCGCCACAGGACCTTGATGGCGACCCAGGTGACCCGCAGGGAGATGCTCGATGCCGCTCACGCGATGATGTCGACCGATGGCGTCGGCGTCACCGTCATTCGAGATAGCGTCGGTTTCGTCGCGCAGCGAGTGCTTGCAAGCGTCGTCAATCTGGCCTGTGAGATCGCTCAGCGGCAGATCGCCAGTCCCGGGGACATCGATAAGGCCGTGCGGCTGGGGTTGAACTATCCCCAGGGGCCGCTGCAGTGGGGTGATGCGCTAGGTGCGAAACGAATACTGGCCATTCTCGAGCGCATGCTCGAACTGACCGGCGATCCACGTTATCGCCCCAGTGCGTGGCTGCGTCGCCGCGCGGTATTAGGTCTCTCTCTCTCGTCTCAAGAACCCTCCGTATGCTGA
- a CDS encoding IclR family transcriptional regulator, producing MIKVGKADIQGDLTVLIDPMNATQEQEKDRQFVTALARGLELLRCFSPRDSVLSNLDLARKTGLPRPTISRLTYTLARLGYLRQLPRGRYQLDVGVMSFGYAMISNLPIRSIAQPMMVALANEVEATVAMSAQDRLDMVYLDVVQSTSSATMRRQIGTRLPIHQSAAGRACLAAMPSAEAELLMDHIKERFPTEWPEIRKALERSFRDYADYGYCLSIGEWQRKVNAAAVPFHHPQLGILSFNCGGPEFQVSREKLEDVIGPRLVQIVNNIEAETR from the coding sequence GTGATCAAGGTGGGTAAAGCCGACATTCAGGGCGATTTAACTGTCTTGATAGACCCGATGAACGCCACGCAAGAGCAGGAAAAAGACCGGCAGTTCGTCACCGCCCTGGCGCGAGGATTGGAACTCCTGCGCTGCTTCTCCCCGCGTGACAGCGTGCTGAGCAACCTGGATCTGGCCCGGAAGACGGGGTTGCCACGTCCGACCATCAGTCGCCTCACCTACACACTGGCGCGGTTGGGCTACCTGCGACAGCTACCGAGGGGCAGGTACCAGCTCGACGTCGGCGTGATGTCGTTCGGCTATGCGATGATCTCCAACCTTCCCATCCGCTCCATCGCCCAGCCGATGATGGTGGCGCTCGCCAATGAGGTCGAAGCTACCGTAGCGATGTCGGCGCAGGACCGCCTGGATATGGTCTATCTCGATGTCGTCCAGAGTACCTCCAGCGCCACGATGCGCCGCCAGATCGGAACGCGCCTGCCGATTCATCAAAGCGCCGCGGGTCGTGCGTGCCTGGCGGCCATGCCCAGCGCAGAGGCCGAGCTGCTGATGGACCATATCAAAGAGCGCTTCCCCACTGAGTGGCCCGAGATTCGAAAAGCGCTGGAACGCTCCTTCAGGGACTACGCGGACTATGGCTATTGCCTGTCGATCGGCGAATGGCAGAGAAAGGTCAATGCCGCTGCCGTTCCATTCCATCATCCGCAGCTAGGCATTCTCTCGTTCAACTGCGGTGGTCCCGAGTTTCAGGTATCACGGGAAAAACTCGAAGACGTCATTGGCCCCAGACTGGTGCAGATAGTCAATAACATCGAAGCCGAAACGAGATGA
- a CDS encoding enoyl-CoA hydratase has product MSDHQDSAVSLESLDGGVAVVRIHRPEVKNALNAAVRRQLAEQFTLLAQRQDVRTIVLTGGDDFFVAGADVREFASSSPTQMYQRHNERLWEPVGRCPKPVIAAVNGFALGGGCELAMHCDMIVAGESARFGQPEVKLGLIPGAGGTQRLVRAVGKFQAMRMLMTGCMVGAFDALRMGLVSEVVADDQTLARAKALAHEVAGMPALAIEQIKEVVLSGADLPLENALLLERKAFQLLFDTADQKEGAAAFLEKRKPNYQGEL; this is encoded by the coding sequence ATGAGCGATCACCAAGATTCGGCTGTGAGCCTGGAATCGCTGGATGGCGGGGTGGCGGTAGTGCGCATCCATCGTCCCGAAGTCAAGAACGCGCTGAATGCAGCCGTGCGGCGCCAGTTGGCTGAACAATTCACGCTCTTGGCCCAGCGCCAGGATGTTCGTACCATCGTGCTGACGGGGGGAGATGACTTCTTCGTCGCTGGTGCCGATGTCAGGGAGTTCGCTTCGTCCTCCCCGACACAGATGTACCAACGCCACAATGAAAGGCTTTGGGAGCCGGTCGGTCGCTGCCCTAAACCGGTGATTGCGGCGGTGAATGGCTTCGCCCTGGGGGGAGGATGCGAGCTGGCTATGCATTGCGACATGATCGTAGCCGGCGAGTCCGCGCGGTTCGGCCAGCCCGAAGTGAAACTCGGCCTGATACCCGGCGCGGGCGGCACCCAGCGTCTCGTTCGAGCGGTGGGCAAATTCCAAGCGATGCGCATGCTGATGACCGGTTGCATGGTCGGTGCGTTTGATGCGCTGCGCATGGGCCTGGTCAGTGAAGTGGTCGCTGATGATCAGACGCTTGCGCGCGCTAAGGCGCTTGCCCACGAGGTTGCGGGAATGCCGGCGCTTGCGATCGAGCAGATCAAGGAAGTCGTGCTGTCAGGCGCCGACCTGCCTTTGGAGAATGCGCTGCTGCTCGAGCGTAAGGCCTTCCAGCTGCTTTTCGATACCGCCGACCAGAAAGAAGGTGCCGCCGCGTTTTTAGAAAAACGTAAGCCCAACTACCAGGGAGAGCTTTGA